A section of the Humulus lupulus chromosome 2, drHumLupu1.1, whole genome shotgun sequence genome encodes:
- the LOC133814963 gene encoding uncharacterized protein LOC133814963: MNQQEDSELAPIDPEIERTFRKRRKAQKANSRGTMAEHVDEEGDGQQVTNPIVLAGDRARAIREYASPMFNELNPGIVRPEIQAAQFELKPVMFQMLQTVGQFSGMPTEDPHLHLRSFLEVSDSFKLQGVSEEALRLKLFPFSLRDRARSWLNTLPPDSVTNWNDLAEKFLRKYFPPTRNAKFRSEIMSFQQLEDESTSDAWERFKELLRKCPRHGIPHCIQMETFYNGLNAASRMVLDASSNGAILSKPYNEAFEILERIASNNYQWSNTRSPTSRKVAGVLEVDALTALTAQMASMTNTLKNMSLGNNIQPAAAIQSGDISCVYCGDGHMFDNFPSNPAAVCYVGNQNFNRNSGPYSNSYNPAWRQHPNLSWGGQGASSSSVPAQGKQAYPPDFSQHPRAPQPQHPQGSQSNSLESLMRDYMAKNDAMIQSQAASLRNLEMQLGQLANELKK; the protein is encoded by the coding sequence AGAAAGGCTCAAAAGGCTAACAGCCGAGGCACTATGGCTGAGCATGTTGATGAAGAGGGGGATGGCCAGCAAGTTACTAACCCCATTGTTTTGGCAGGTGACAGAGCTAGAGCAATACGGGAATACGCTTCCCCTATGTTTAATGAGCTAAATCCAGGCATTGTGAGGCCAGAAATACAAGCAGCTCAATTCGAGCTCAAGCCAGTGATGTTTCAAATGCTCCAAACTGTGGGGCAGTTCAGCGGGATGCCAACGGAGGATCCTCATCTCCACCTCCGTTCATtcttggaggtgagcgattcctTTAAGCTTCAAGGAGTGAGTGAAGAAGCATTAAGGTTGAAGCTATTTCCATTCTCGTTAAGagaccgagctagatcatggctcaacaCTTTGCCTCCTGATTCCGTCACAAATTGGAATGATCTTGCTGAAAAGTTTCTGCGCAAATATTTCCCTCCCACCAGAAATGCAAAATTTCGAAGTGAAATCATGTCATTCCAGCAGCTTGAAGATGAATCAACCAGTGATGCGTGGGAGAGATTTAAGGAGCTTTTGCGGAAGTGTCCACGCCACGGTATCccacattgtatacaaatggagacATTCTACAACGGTCTCAATGCAGCCTCTCGAATGGTCTTGGACGCTTCATCCAATGGAGCCATTCTTTCCAAGCCTTACAACGAAGCATTTGAAATTTTGGAAAGGATTGCAAGTAACAACTATCAATGGTCAAACACTAGATCTCCTACAAGTAGAAAGGTGGCGGGAGTTCTTGAAGTAGATGCATTAACAGCTTTGACAGCCCAAATGGCCTCTATGACTAATACTCTAAAAAATATGAGCTTGGGGAACAACATTCAGCCAGCTGCTGCCATTCAAAGTGGAGACATTTCCTGTGtatattgtggagatgggcacatGTTTGACAATTTCCCTTCTAACCCAGCAGCAGTTTGTTATGTGGGAAACCAGAATTTTAACCGAAACAGTGGCCCATACTCAAATTCGTATAACCCAGCTTGGAGGCAGCATCCGAATCTGTcttgggggggtcaaggagcaagtTCCAGCAGCGTACCAGCACAAGGGAAGCAAGCTTATCCACCAGATTTTTCTCAGCATCCACGGGCTCCACAACCGCAACACCCTCAAGGCTCCCAATCTAATTCCTTGGAGAGTTTAATGAGGGAttatatggccaagaatgatgcAATGATACAAAGTCAGGCAGCATCTCTTCGAAACCTTGAAATGCAGCTGGGGCAATTGGCcaatgaattaaaaaaatag
- the LOC133814964 gene encoding uncharacterized protein LOC133814964, giving the protein MPNYVKFLKDILTKKRRLGEFETVALTEGCSAMLKSKIPPKLKDPSSFMIPCSIGGRDVGRALCDLGTSINLMPMSIFKNLGIGEARPTTVTLQLADRSMAHPEGKIEDVLVQVDKFIFPADFIILDYEADREVPIILGRPFLATGRTLIDVQNGELTMRVNDQQVTFSVFKAMKFPDEVEECSKIDVTDTLVAERLNKSVEKAAMGTQIFEDFEDSSSEEEQIITWVDSYKPANKFNKIFEALNLPEKHF; this is encoded by the coding sequence ATGCCAAATTATGTTAAGTTCTTAAAGGATATCTTGACGAAGAAAAGGAGATTGGGGGAGTTTGAGACTGTAGCTCTTACAGAGGGTTGCAGTGCTATGTTGAAAAGTAAGATCCCTCCTAAGTTGAAAGACCCTAGCAGTTTTATGATTCCGTGTTCTATTGGAGGTCGGGATGTTGGAAGAGCATTATGTGATTTGGGCACGAGCATTAACCTCATGCCAATGTCTATCTTTAAGAACCTGGGTATTGGTGAAGCACGGCCTACGACTGTTACATTGCAGCTTGCCGATAGATCCATGGCTcatcccgagggcaaaatagagGATGTTCTAGTACAAGTTGATAAGTTTATTTTTCCGGCCGACTTTATCATCCTAGACTATGAAGCGGATAGAGAAGTGCCCATTATATTGGGTCGGCCATTCCTTGCTACGGGGCGTACTCTCATTGATGTGCAGAATGGGGAACTTACTATGCGAGTTAATGACCAGCAAGTCACTTTTAGTGTGTTCAAAGCAATGAAGTTTCCTGATGAAGTTGAAGAGTGTTCAAAAATTGATGTGACTGACACTCTAGTAGCTGAAAGACTAAACAAAAGTGTGGAAAAAGCTGCAATGGGTACTCAGATTTTTGAAGATTTTGAGGATTCTAGTAGTGAGGAAGAGCAGATAATTACTTGGGTTGATTCTTATAAACCAGCGAACAAATTCAACAAAATTTTTGAGGCTTTGAATCTGCCAGAAAAGCACTTCTAG